In Parageobacillus sp. KH3-4, the genomic window TCGCAGCGATGATTTCGACTTTGGCGGTTTCGGCGGTTTCGGCGGCTTCGATGATATTTTCAGCACCTTTTTTGGCGGCGGACGCCGGCGTGATCCAAATGCGCCAAGAGCTGGTGCCGATTTGCAATATACGATGACATTGACGTTTGAAGAGGCGGCATTCGGAAAAGAAACGGATATTGAAATCCCAAGGGAAGAAACATGCAACACGTGCCATGGCACGGGAGCAAAGCCAGGAACGAAAAAAGAAACATGTTCATACTGCCACGGAACAGGACAAATCAGCACGGAGCAATCGACACCGTTTGGTCGCATCGTCAATCGCCGCACATGTCCATATTGCGGCGGGACCGGGCAATACATTAAGGAAAGATGTACGACGTGTGGCGGCACTGGTCGCGTAAAACGGCGGAAAAAAATCCATGTGAAAATTCCGGCCGGAATCGATGATGGACAACAATTACGTGTCGCCGGCCAAGGAGAACCGGGCATTAACGGCGGCCCTCCGGGAGATTTATATATCGTCTTTCACGTAGAGCCGCATGAATTTTTCGAGCGCGACGGCGATGATATTTATTGCGAAATACCGCTTACGTTTGCGCAAGCAGCGCTTGGCGATGAAATCGAAGTCCCGACGCTTCATGGAAAAGTGAAACTGAAAATACCGGCAGGCACGCAAACGGGCACCAAATTCCGTTTAAAAGGAAAAGGAGTGCCGAATGTCCGCGGCTATGGCTATGGCGACCAACATGTGATTGTCCGCGTTGTCACGCCGACCAAACTGACGGAAAAGCAAAAGCAATTGTTACGCGAATTTGATCAATTAGGCGGTTCAAGCATGCATCAAGGACCACAAGGCCGCTTTTTTGAAAAAGTAAAAAAAGCGTTTAAAGGGGAATCATGAATTTTATGAAATGGTCAGAAATCAGCATTCATACGACGCATGAGGCGGTTGAGGCAATTTCGAATATTTTGCATGAAGCAGGCGCTGGCGGAGTGGTGATCGAGGATCCGTATGATTTAACAAAGGAACGAGATGCGTCGTTCGGGGAAGTTTATGAATTAAATCCAGATGATTATCCAGAAGAAGGAGTAATTATTAAGGCATATTTGCCGGTTAACAGCTTTCTTGGAGAAACGGTGGAAGAGATTAAACAAGCGATTAACAATTTATTATTGTATGATATTGATATCGGCAAAAATAAAATCACGATTAGCGAGGTGAACGAGGAAGAATGGGCA contains:
- the dnaJ gene encoding molecular chaperone DnaJ → MAKRDYYEILGVSKNATKEEIKKAYRKLSKKYHPDINKEPDAAEKFKEIKEAYEVLSDDQKRAHYDQFGHADPNQGFGGFRSDDFDFGGFGGFGGFDDIFSTFFGGGRRRDPNAPRAGADLQYTMTLTFEEAAFGKETDIEIPREETCNTCHGTGAKPGTKKETCSYCHGTGQISTEQSTPFGRIVNRRTCPYCGGTGQYIKERCTTCGGTGRVKRRKKIHVKIPAGIDDGQQLRVAGQGEPGINGGPPGDLYIVFHVEPHEFFERDGDDIYCEIPLTFAQAALGDEIEVPTLHGKVKLKIPAGTQTGTKFRLKGKGVPNVRGYGYGDQHVIVRVVTPTKLTEKQKQLLREFDQLGGSSMHQGPQGRFFEKVKKAFKGES